The window CAGTCGGCAAGACCAACTACACGGACTCCAATTATACCGCCGCCCTCGACGAACAAATGCAGGCGCTGTGCGCCAACGCCAAGGCGGCCGGCATCATGGTGATGACGGTCTCGCTCGATCTCGTCGACACCAAGGCTGACGAAAAGAAAGCCATGGCAGCACTCAAGGCCTGCGCGTCGGACTCGCGTTTCCGCAAGGATCCCACCGATGCGAGCAAGGCCGCCAAGCTCTATTGGAACGCGACCGGCGCGACGCTGTCGGACGACTTCAAGGAAATCGCCAACGAGCTGTCGAACCTGCGCATCGTCAGCTGATCGGCAAGGACAGGGAACAGCGCCCCGCCATGGCGGGGCGTTGCCCGTTGGCCGCCCCTGCCGGGATTTGGTTAGCGCCTAGTGAAGCGGCGATCATGCAATAGAGCGGTTTCCCAAACCGGTCCTTCAGCGTCTTGTGAAACCATGGTGGCAATAAAAAGTCCGCAGGCGGGGCCCTTACCACAGATGCGCGAATTCTGGCGTCGATTTTGCCGTGACCGGCGCGGCAACTATGCCCTTGTGACAGCCATAGCCATGGTGCCGCTGATGGGCGCTGTGGCAATGGCCGTCGACTTCACCGAGCTCAACCGCCAGAAGCAGATGGTGCTGAACGCGCTCGACTCCGCCAATTTCGCCGCCGCGACGCGGCTGTCGCAAGGCGCCACGGACGACCAGGTCAGAGCCTACGCGGTCGACTTCTTCAACGCCAATCTCAACAATATCGATCCCGCCAACGTATCGCTCGATGTCACGCTGCCAAGCAACACCTCAGGCGGCGGCCTGCTGACCGTGTGCACGACGCTCAACTACCATCCCTATTTCTATCCGGCGGCGGCGCTGCTTGCCGGCGCATCCGAAGCGGATGCAAACAAGTTGATCAAGCTCAAGCTTTGCTCCCAGGTGCGGCTGAAGAACACGCTGGAAGTGGCGATGGTGCTCGACAATTCGGGCTCGATGAGCATCCTCGGCACCGGTGCGGGGCAGAAGCGCATCGACCTGCTCAAGCAGGCGGCCAAGCAGCTCGTCGACACGCTGGCGCTGCAGGCCGCACAGATCAAGCAGATCGACAAGCCCGTGCAGTTCAGCCTCGTGCCCTTTGCGGCTTCCGTCAATGTCGGGCCGCAGAACGACAATGCCTCGTGGATCGATACTTACGGACTGTCGCCGGTCAGCAACGAGAATTTCGACTGGTCGACGCTCAATGCGCCCAACAAGTATGCGCAAAAAATCAACGGCATCTGGTACAAGAAGGGCACCGGCTGGGGCGACGAGGAAGGCCAGATCCTGACCCGCTTCGAACTCTATCGCGACATGAAGGTGGTGACCAGCCACGAGCGGGTCGCCGGCAGCGCGCGTGTCGTCTGCGACTCCTACCGCTCGAACCACACCTGCAGGAGCAGTCACACCGAATACGATTATGTCGACACCTACGGTCCGTTCGCCAGTTGGCAGGGCTGCGTCGAGGTGCGGCCCTATCCTTACAACGTCAA is drawn from Mesorhizobium sp. B1-1-8 and contains these coding sequences:
- a CDS encoding pilus assembly protein codes for the protein MREFWRRFCRDRRGNYALVTAIAMVPLMGAVAMAVDFTELNRQKQMVLNALDSANFAAATRLSQGATDDQVRAYAVDFFNANLNNIDPANVSLDVTLPSNTSGGGLLTVCTTLNYHPYFYPAAALLAGASEADANKLIKLKLCSQVRLKNTLEVAMVLDNSGSMSILGTGAGQKRIDLLKQAAKQLVDTLALQAAQIKQIDKPVQFSLVPFAASVNVGPQNDNASWIDTYGLSPVSNENFDWSTLNAPNKYAQKINGIWYKKGTGWGDEEGQILTRFELYRDMKVVTSHERVAGSARVVCDSYRSNHTCRSSHTEYDYVDTYGPFASWQGCVEVRPYPYNVNDTPASGGPNNTGIGIGDPATMFVPMFAPDEPGNVWKVTQDPNEPNPVTYGAANNWWNDDPSSTTGKTRQSNMAKYFQPRPIDAPVLAKGAGPNYSCTTTPITPLTDVTNADGLAAIKAAIDLMQPNGNTNVPEGMAWGWRTVSSTEPFTEGRPETERGNDKVVIVLTDGENTYSTVNSDPAGNKSTYAAYGYTGVGYNGTSVTRLFGGTSGAIGQFNYSSSNYTAAMNEQMATLCNDAKAANIMVMTVALDMSSTSASDVKAMDALKACSSDSRFRKDPTDPSKPAKLFWNATGATLSDNFKEIANELSNLRVVG